One Aegilops tauschii subsp. strangulata cultivar AL8/78 chromosome 7, Aet v6.0, whole genome shotgun sequence genomic window carries:
- the LOC109768537 gene encoding uncharacterized protein: MRCRTRGLDPILEFSSSTRLICSSGLDDTLYPVKNIMSGFRLMESERCEMAAADVCTLGSRMRPLPQQENMVAFSK; the protein is encoded by the exons ATGCGTTGCCGCACTCGTGGGCTGGATCCGATCCTAGAGTTTAGTTCATCTACACGCCTGATCTGCAGTTCAG GCCTTGATGATACGCTGTACCCGGTGAAGAACATCATGTCAGGGTTCAGACTGATGGAGAGTGAGAG GTGCGAGATGGCGGCCGCTGACGTCTGCACCTTGGGCTCCCGTATGCGTCCCCTACCCCAGCAG GAAAATATGGTGGCCTTCAGCAAGTAA